A single genomic interval of Mycolicibacterium sp. MU0053 harbors:
- a CDS encoding DNA polymerase Y family protein has translation MTARVLALWCMDWPAVAAALAGGLPETAPVAVTLANRVVACSSSARAVGVRRGLRRRESQARCPQLHVVAADPGRDARLFESVIVAVDDLVPRAEVLRPGLLVLPVRGAARYFGSEQQAGERLVDAVAAAGAECQIGIADQLPTAVFAARAGRIIAPGTDARFLSGLSIRQLAAEPGLSAPGRDDLSDLLWRMGIRSFGQFAELPRTDVASRFGADAVVAHRMVRAEPMRAPSGRELPPERDAVLDCDPPIDRVDAAAFAGRTLASELHRNLEAAGVGCTRLAIQAVTSNGEELNRVWRCAEPLTEDATADRIRWQLDGWLNRRNTADRPTGPITVLRLHPVELVSAGALQLPLWGGVGDEDRLRARRALVRVQGLLGPDAVQLPVLSGGRGPAERITLAPLGDELVPRTDPDRPWPGRLPEPAPAVLLDDPVDLLDAQGNPVRVTARGMFSAEPARLAASHRGHSGPLRWWTGPWPVDERWWDQEAPGRTARAQVLLEDASTTELGPALLLCYRRRRWYVEGAYE, from the coding sequence ATGACCGCACGGGTGTTGGCGCTGTGGTGCATGGACTGGCCCGCGGTGGCCGCGGCGCTGGCCGGGGGCCTGCCGGAGACGGCCCCGGTGGCCGTGACGCTGGCCAACCGGGTCGTGGCCTGTTCCTCGTCGGCTCGCGCGGTCGGGGTCCGGCGGGGCCTGCGCCGGCGCGAATCGCAAGCGCGCTGCCCCCAATTGCATGTGGTGGCCGCGGATCCGGGCCGGGACGCCCGACTCTTCGAATCGGTGATCGTGGCGGTCGATGACCTGGTGCCGCGCGCCGAGGTGCTGCGTCCCGGACTGCTGGTGCTGCCGGTGCGCGGAGCCGCGCGCTATTTCGGATCCGAGCAGCAGGCCGGCGAGCGGCTGGTCGATGCGGTGGCCGCGGCGGGGGCCGAATGCCAGATCGGTATCGCCGATCAGTTACCCACCGCCGTGTTCGCCGCCCGTGCGGGACGCATCATCGCCCCGGGTACTGATGCCCGGTTCCTGTCCGGCTTGTCGATCCGGCAACTGGCAGCCGAGCCCGGTCTGTCCGCTCCGGGACGCGATGATCTGTCGGATTTGTTGTGGCGGATGGGAATTCGCAGCTTCGGTCAGTTCGCCGAACTGCCCCGCACCGATGTGGCATCCCGGTTCGGGGCGGATGCGGTGGTGGCTCATCGAATGGTGCGCGCCGAGCCGATGCGCGCGCCGTCGGGCCGTGAACTGCCGCCCGAACGCGACGCCGTGCTCGATTGTGATCCGCCCATCGACCGGGTCGACGCCGCGGCCTTTGCCGGTCGGACGCTGGCCAGCGAACTGCACCGGAACCTGGAGGCGGCCGGGGTGGGCTGCACCCGGCTGGCGATCCAGGCGGTGACCAGCAACGGCGAGGAGTTGAACCGGGTGTGGCGGTGTGCCGAACCGCTGACCGAGGACGCCACCGCCGACCGCATCCGCTGGCAGCTGGACGGCTGGCTGAACCGGCGCAACACCGCGGACCGCCCCACCGGGCCGATCACGGTGCTGCGGCTGCACCCGGTGGAGCTGGTGTCCGCCGGTGCGCTGCAGCTGCCGCTGTGGGGTGGGGTCGGCGACGAGGATCGCCTCCGCGCGCGTCGTGCGCTGGTTCGGGTGCAGGGCCTGCTCGGCCCCGATGCCGTGCAGCTGCCGGTGCTCAGCGGCGGGCGCGGACCCGCCGAACGCATCACGTTGGCCCCGCTGGGTGATGAACTGGTGCCGCGAACGGACCCGGACCGGCCATGGCCGGGACGACTGCCGGAACCGGCGCCCGCGGTGCTGCTCGACGATCCGGTGGATCTGCTTGATGCCCAAGGCAATCCGGTTCGGGTGACCGCTCGGGGAATGTTCTCTGCCGAACCGGCCCGATTGGCGGCCAGCCATCGCGGTCACAGCGGTCCGCTGCGTTGGTGGACGGGTCCTTGGCCCGTGGATGAACGCTGGTGGGATCAGGAAGCGCCCGGCCGGACTGCGCGCGCCCAGGTGCTTCTCGAGGACGCCTCGACGACTGAACTCGGCCCGGCGCTGCTGTTGTGCTACCGCCGTCGGCGCTGGTACGTGGAGGGTGCCTATGAGTAG
- the guaA gene encoding glutamine-hydrolyzing GMP synthase produces MQSSASPRPVLVVDFGAQYAQLIARRVREARVFSEVVPHTVTIDEIKAKDPRAIVLSGGPSSVYAEGAPQLDPAVFDLGVPVFGICYGFQAMAQALGGTVERTGTSEYGRTELKVGGGELHSGLPEIQPVWMSHGDAVTAAPAGFTVVASSAGAPVAAFEDRTRRLAGVQYHPEVLHTPHGQQVLSRFLHDFAGIDATWTAANIADALIEQVREQIGDGHAICGLSGGVDSAVAAALVQRAIGDRLTCVFVDHGLLRAGERTQVQRDFVAATGARLVTVDAESRFLEALSGVTNPEGKRKIIGREFIRAFERAVRDAVQDDPVDETEFLVQGTLYPDVVESGGGTGAANIKSHHNVGGLPDDLKFKLVEPLRLLFKDEVRAVGRELGLPEEIVARQPFPGPGLAIRIIGEVTAERLDMLRRADSIAREELTAAGQDHHIWQCPVVLLADVRSVGVQGDGRTYGHPVVLRPVSSEDAMTADWTRVPYEVLERISTRITNEVPEVNRVVLDVTSKPPGTIEWE; encoded by the coding sequence GTGCAGTCGTCAGCCTCGCCCCGTCCCGTTCTCGTGGTGGACTTCGGTGCGCAGTACGCCCAGTTGATCGCCCGGCGGGTCCGCGAGGCCCGGGTGTTCTCCGAGGTCGTGCCGCACACCGTCACCATTGACGAGATCAAGGCCAAGGATCCGCGGGCCATCGTGCTCTCGGGCGGGCCGTCCAGCGTCTATGCCGAGGGTGCGCCGCAGCTCGATCCGGCCGTTTTCGACCTCGGCGTGCCGGTCTTCGGGATCTGCTACGGCTTTCAGGCCATGGCGCAGGCCCTCGGCGGCACCGTCGAGCGCACCGGGACCAGCGAGTACGGCCGGACCGAACTCAAAGTGGGTGGCGGCGAGCTGCATTCTGGGCTGCCCGAGATTCAACCGGTGTGGATGAGCCACGGCGACGCGGTCACCGCCGCCCCGGCGGGCTTCACGGTGGTGGCCAGCAGTGCCGGCGCTCCGGTCGCGGCATTCGAGGATCGAACGCGGCGCCTGGCCGGGGTGCAGTACCACCCCGAGGTACTGCACACGCCGCACGGCCAGCAGGTGCTCAGCCGGTTTCTGCACGATTTCGCCGGTATCGACGCGACCTGGACGGCGGCCAACATCGCCGATGCGCTGATCGAGCAGGTGCGCGAGCAGATCGGTGACGGCCACGCGATCTGTGGGCTGTCCGGCGGGGTGGACTCCGCGGTGGCCGCGGCCTTGGTGCAGCGCGCCATCGGGGACCGGCTCACCTGTGTCTTCGTCGATCACGGTCTGTTGCGGGCCGGTGAACGCACCCAGGTACAGCGCGATTTCGTCGCGGCCACCGGTGCGCGATTGGTCACCGTCGACGCCGAAAGCCGGTTCCTGGAGGCGCTTTCGGGAGTGACCAACCCCGAGGGCAAGCGCAAGATCATCGGCCGCGAGTTCATCCGCGCCTTCGAGCGCGCGGTCCGCGATGCCGTCCAGGACGACCCGGTCGACGAGACCGAGTTCCTGGTGCAGGGCACGCTGTATCCCGACGTGGTGGAGTCCGGCGGCGGCACCGGAGCGGCCAACATCAAGAGCCACCACAACGTCGGCGGTCTGCCCGACGACCTGAAGTTCAAGCTCGTCGAGCCGTTGCGGCTGCTGTTCAAGGATGAGGTGCGCGCCGTCGGCCGGGAACTGGGTTTGCCCGAGGAAATCGTTGCGCGCCAACCGTTCCCGGGGCCCGGCTTGGCCATCAGGATCATCGGTGAGGTGACCGCCGAGCGGCTCGACATGCTGCGCCGCGCGGATTCCATTGCCCGCGAAGAACTCACGGCCGCCGGTCAGGATCACCACATTTGGCAATGCCCGGTGGTGCTGCTGGCCGATGTGCGCTCGGTGGGGGTGCAGGGCGACGGCCGCACCTACGGGCATCCGGTGGTGCTGCGCCCGGTCTCCAGCGAGGACGCCATGACCGCGGACTGGACGCGGGTGCCCTACGAGGTGCTGGAGCGCATCTCGACCCGGATCACCAACGAGGTCCCCGAGGTCAACCGCGTGGTGCTGGATGTGACCAGCAAGCCGCCGGGCACCATCGAGTGGGAGTAG
- a CDS encoding FAD-dependent oxidoreductase: MEPDYDVLIIGSGFGGSVSALRLTEKGYRVGVLEAGRRFADTDFAKTSWNLRKFLWAPRLGCYGIQRIHLLRNVMILAGAGVGGGSLNYANTLYVPPEPFFVDKQWAHITDWRAELMPHYEQAKRMLGVVTNPTFTDADRIMKEVADEMGVGETFVPTPVGVFFGPDNAKAPGERVPDPYFGGAGPERTGCIECGACMTGCRYGAKNTLVKNYLGLAESAGAQVFPMTTVAGFAHRADGLWEVRTAGTGRWLRRRRRTFTATHVILAAGTYGTQKLLFKMRDTGRLPQLSNQLGVLTRTNSESIVGAGRLQVGDDLDLTHGVAITSSIHPTPDTHIEPVRYGKGSNAMGLLQTLMTDGPGPAGTDVPRWKQLFSNAAQDPRGTLRLLNVRRWSERTLIALVMQHLDNSITTFTKRGPLGIRRYSSKQGHGEPNPTWIPAGNEVTRRVAAKIDGVAGGTWGELFNIPLTAHFLGGAAIGDSPEHGVIDPYQRVYGYPTLSVMDGAAISANLGVNPSLSITAQAERAAALWPNKGEHDLRPAQGQPYRKLDPIAPAHPVVPAEAPGGLRRLPIEPVSSAG, translated from the coding sequence ATGGAACCGGATTACGACGTTCTCATCATCGGGTCGGGGTTCGGGGGCAGCGTCTCGGCGCTACGCCTCACCGAGAAGGGGTACCGGGTCGGAGTGCTCGAGGCCGGTCGGCGCTTCGCCGACACCGACTTCGCCAAGACTTCCTGGAACCTGCGTAAGTTCCTGTGGGCACCGCGGCTGGGCTGCTACGGCATCCAGCGCATTCATCTGCTGCGCAATGTGATGATCCTGGCCGGCGCGGGCGTCGGGGGTGGCTCGCTCAACTACGCCAACACCCTCTACGTGCCGCCGGAGCCGTTCTTCGTCGACAAGCAGTGGGCGCACATCACCGACTGGCGTGCCGAGCTCATGCCGCACTACGAGCAGGCCAAGCGGATGTTGGGGGTCGTCACAAACCCGACGTTCACCGACGCCGACCGGATCATGAAGGAGGTCGCCGACGAGATGGGGGTCGGTGAGACCTTCGTCCCGACGCCGGTCGGGGTGTTCTTCGGCCCGGATAACGCCAAGGCCCCCGGCGAGCGCGTGCCGGATCCCTATTTCGGCGGCGCCGGCCCGGAGCGCACCGGCTGCATCGAATGCGGGGCGTGCATGACCGGCTGCCGGTACGGCGCCAAGAACACGCTGGTCAAGAACTATCTAGGACTCGCTGAATCGGCTGGGGCGCAGGTGTTTCCGATGACGACGGTGGCCGGGTTCGCGCACCGCGCCGACGGGCTCTGGGAAGTGCGTACCGCCGGGACCGGACGTTGGTTGCGACGACGGCGCCGGACGTTCACCGCGACGCACGTCATCCTCGCGGCCGGCACCTACGGCACCCAGAAGCTGCTGTTCAAGATGCGCGACACGGGCAGACTGCCCCAGCTGTCGAACCAACTGGGGGTGTTGACCCGGACCAACTCGGAATCCATCGTGGGGGCGGGCCGCCTCCAGGTCGGCGACGACCTCGATCTGACCCACGGCGTAGCGATCACGTCGTCGATCCACCCGACCCCGGACACCCACATCGAACCGGTGCGCTACGGCAAGGGTTCCAACGCGATGGGTCTGTTGCAGACGCTGATGACCGACGGTCCCGGACCGGCGGGCACCGACGTGCCGCGCTGGAAGCAGCTGTTCAGCAACGCCGCCCAGGATCCGCGCGGCACGCTGCGGCTGCTCAACGTGCGACGGTGGAGCGAACGCACGTTGATCGCGTTGGTGATGCAGCACCTGGACAACTCGATCACGACGTTCACCAAGCGGGGCCCCCTCGGCATCCGGCGTTACTCGAGCAAGCAGGGCCACGGCGAGCCCAACCCGACCTGGATTCCGGCCGGCAACGAGGTCACCCGGCGGGTCGCCGCCAAGATCGACGGCGTCGCCGGCGGCACCTGGGGCGAGCTGTTCAACATCCCGCTGACGGCCCACTTCCTCGGTGGTGCCGCCATCGGCGACAGCCCCGAGCACGGCGTGATCGACCCGTATCAGCGGGTCTACGGGTACCCGACGCTGTCGGTGATGGATGGCGCGGCGATCTCGGCCAACCTCGGCGTCAACCCGTCGCTGTCGATCACCGCGCAGGCCGAACGCGCCGCGGCGTTGTGGCCCAACAAGGGCGAACACGATCTGCGCCCGGCGCAGGGCCAGCCCTACCGCAAGCTGGACCCGATCGCACCCGCGCATCCGGTGGTCCCCGCCGAAGCGCCGGGCGGCTTGCGCCGGCTGCCCATCGAGCCGGTGAGCTCGGCGGGCTGA
- a CDS encoding type IV toxin-antitoxin system AbiEi family antitoxin domain-containing protein encodes MKAAAGQALIDAAGGFATTAQLLTVISRKQLDRQIRQGQLVRVWRGVYGIENPDSLGRLRALDLFLGREAVACLGTAAQLHGFDTENPSAIHILDPGVRVRPTVGLMVHQRTGAPLRRVAGRLATSPAWTAVEVARQLSRPRALATLDAALHSAACSLGELDRAVREQHGRRGIVAVRELLLLADGRAESPMESEARLVMLENGLPQPELQYEIRGRGEVWRVDFAWPEARVCAEYESVDWHAGRSEMLRDKKRFAGIQEMGWTMIPIVVDDVRVEPDRFTDRLAHHLSSASRRKLA; translated from the coding sequence ATGAAAGCAGCCGCCGGCCAAGCCCTCATCGATGCGGCCGGCGGCTTCGCCACCACCGCGCAACTGTTGACCGTGATATCCCGTAAACAACTCGACAGGCAGATCCGACAGGGGCAGCTGGTGCGGGTGTGGCGGGGTGTGTACGGCATCGAGAATCCCGACAGCCTCGGGCGACTGCGCGCACTCGACCTCTTCCTTGGTCGCGAGGCGGTCGCCTGCCTCGGCACCGCAGCGCAGTTGCACGGGTTCGACACCGAAAATCCCTCGGCCATCCACATCCTGGATCCGGGAGTCCGGGTGCGACCCACCGTCGGGCTGATGGTCCATCAGCGCACCGGCGCGCCGCTGCGCCGGGTCGCGGGACGGCTGGCAACGAGTCCCGCCTGGACTGCCGTCGAAGTGGCCCGTCAGTTGTCCAGACCTCGGGCCTTGGCGACGCTTGATGCGGCATTGCACTCTGCGGCGTGCAGCCTTGGCGAACTGGACCGCGCCGTGCGAGAGCAGCACGGCAGACGCGGAATAGTCGCAGTGCGAGAACTTCTGCTTCTTGCCGATGGTCGGGCGGAATCACCCATGGAGAGTGAGGCTCGCCTGGTGATGCTCGAAAATGGCTTGCCGCAACCGGAACTGCAGTACGAGATCCGTGGACGCGGTGAAGTGTGGCGTGTCGATTTCGCTTGGCCCGAAGCCAGGGTGTGCGCCGAGTACGAAAGCGTGGACTGGCATGCCGGACGCAGCGAAATGCTCAGAGATAAAAAGAGATTCGCCGGTATTCAGGAAATGGGCTGGACGATGATCCCCATCGTGGTGGACGACGTCCGGGTCGAGCCAGATAGGTTCACCGACCGGCTCGCCCACCATCTCTCATCGGCGAGCAGACGCAAACTTGCCTAA
- a CDS encoding GuaB3 family IMP dehydrogenase-related protein, whose protein sequence is MVEIGMGRSARRTYELADINIVPSRRTRSSQDVSTAWQLDAYRFEIPVLSHPTDALVSVDFAIELGRLGGLGVLNGEGLIGRHADVEAKVAQVVEAAAKEPEPSAAVRLLQQLHAAPLDLDLLGAAVARVREAGVTTAVRVSPQNAQALTPTLVAAGIDLLVIQGTIISAERVSSNGEPLNLKTFISELDVPVVAGGVQDHRTALHLMRTGAAGVIVGYGSTSGATTSDEVLGISVPMATAIADAAAARREYLDETGGRYVHVLADGDIHTSGELAKAIACGADAVVLGTPLAQSAEALGDGWFWPSAAAHPSLPRGALLQIAMGERPSLDQVLSGPSDDPFGSLNLVGGLRRSMAKAGYCDLKEFQKVGLTVGS, encoded by the coding sequence TTGGTCGAAATCGGCATGGGCCGCAGTGCGCGGCGCACCTACGAGCTCGCCGACATCAACATCGTGCCGTCCCGGCGCACCCGGTCGAGCCAGGACGTGTCGACGGCCTGGCAGCTGGACGCCTACCGGTTCGAGATCCCGGTGCTCAGCCATCCCACCGACGCGCTGGTGTCGGTCGACTTCGCCATCGAGCTGGGCCGCCTCGGCGGTCTCGGCGTCCTCAACGGCGAGGGCCTGATCGGCCGGCACGCCGACGTCGAGGCCAAGGTCGCCCAGGTGGTCGAGGCCGCCGCCAAGGAGCCCGAGCCGTCGGCGGCCGTGCGCCTGCTGCAGCAACTGCATGCCGCGCCGCTGGACCTCGACCTGCTGGGCGCGGCGGTGGCCCGGGTACGCGAGGCCGGCGTGACCACCGCGGTCCGGGTCAGCCCCCAGAACGCGCAGGCGCTGACCCCGACGCTGGTCGCCGCCGGGATCGACCTGCTGGTCATCCAGGGCACGATCATCTCGGCCGAACGCGTATCGTCCAACGGCGAGCCGCTGAACCTGAAGACCTTCATCTCGGAGCTGGACGTGCCCGTCGTCGCCGGCGGCGTGCAGGACCATCGCACCGCACTGCATCTGATGCGCACCGGCGCGGCCGGGGTCATCGTCGGCTACGGATCGACCTCGGGCGCGACCACCAGCGACGAGGTGCTCGGCATCAGCGTGCCGATGGCCACCGCGATCGCCGACGCCGCCGCGGCGCGCCGCGAGTATCTCGACGAAACCGGCGGCCGCTACGTGCATGTGCTCGCCGACGGCGACATCCACACCTCCGGCGAGCTGGCCAAGGCGATCGCGTGCGGCGCGGACGCCGTGGTGCTCGGCACGCCGCTGGCGCAGTCCGCCGAGGCCCTGGGCGACGGCTGGTTCTGGCCCTCGGCCGCCGCGCACCCGTCGTTGCCGCGCGGTGCGCTGCTGCAGATCGCGATGGGTGAGCGGCCGTCGCTGGATCAGGTGCTCAGCGGCCCCTCCGATGATCCGTTCGGCTCGTTGAACCTGGTCGGCGGCCTGCGTCGGTCGATGGCCAAGGCCGGCTACTGCGATCTCAAGGAATTCCAGAAGGTGGGCTTGACGGTCGGGTCCTGA
- the guaB gene encoding IMP dehydrogenase, with the protein MARPVSRPVSDAERTAVPTGGDDPHKVAMLGLTFDDVLLLPAASDVIPATADTSSQLTRRIRLQVPLVSSAMDTVTESRMAIAMARAGGMGVLHRNLPLAEQASQVETVKRSEAGMVTDPVTCSPSNTLAEVDALCARFRISGLPVVDDAGALVGIITNRDMRFEVDLNKPVSEVMTKPPLITAREGVTADAALGLLRRHKIEKLPIVDGHGKLTGLITVKDFVKTEQHPNATKDSDGRLLVGAAVGVGSDSWDRAMALTDAGVDVLIVDTAHAHNRMVLEMVGKLKAEVGDRVEVVGGNVATRSGAAALVEAGADAVKVGVGPGSICTTRVVAGVGAPQVTAILEAMAVCGPAGVPVIADGGLQYSGDIAKALAAGASATMLGSLLAGTAESPGELIFVNGKQFKSYRGMGSLGAMQGRGATGGLNKSYSKDRYFQDDVLSEDKLVPEGIEGRVPFRGPLSTVIHQLTGGLRAAMGYTGASTIEQLQQAQFVRITPAGLKESHPHDVTMTVEAPNYYAR; encoded by the coding sequence ATGGCACGACCAGTATCTCGACCGGTATCCGACGCCGAACGCACGGCGGTGCCCACCGGTGGGGACGATCCGCACAAGGTCGCGATGTTGGGCCTGACGTTCGACGACGTGCTGCTGCTGCCCGCCGCCTCCGACGTGATCCCCGCGACGGCCGACACCTCGAGCCAGCTGACCCGCCGGATCCGGCTACAGGTTCCGCTGGTCAGCTCCGCGATGGACACCGTCACCGAGTCGCGGATGGCGATCGCGATGGCCCGCGCCGGCGGGATGGGGGTGTTGCACCGCAATCTGCCGCTGGCCGAACAGGCCAGCCAGGTGGAGACCGTGAAGCGCTCCGAGGCGGGCATGGTCACCGACCCGGTGACCTGCTCACCGAGCAACACGCTGGCCGAGGTCGACGCGCTGTGCGCGCGGTTCCGGATCTCCGGCCTGCCCGTCGTCGACGACGCCGGCGCCCTGGTCGGGATCATCACCAACCGCGACATGCGCTTCGAGGTCGATCTGAACAAGCCGGTCTCGGAGGTGATGACCAAACCGCCGCTGATCACCGCGCGCGAGGGTGTCACCGCCGACGCCGCCCTGGGGCTGCTGCGCCGGCACAAGATCGAGAAGCTGCCCATCGTCGACGGGCACGGCAAGCTCACCGGCCTGATCACCGTCAAGGATTTCGTCAAGACCGAACAACACCCGAACGCCACCAAGGACAGCGACGGCCGGCTACTGGTGGGTGCGGCTGTGGGTGTCGGCAGCGACTCCTGGGACCGCGCGATGGCGCTCACCGACGCCGGGGTGGACGTGTTGATCGTCGACACCGCGCACGCCCACAACCGGATGGTGCTCGAGATGGTGGGCAAGCTCAAGGCCGAGGTCGGGGACCGCGTCGAGGTGGTCGGCGGCAACGTCGCCACCCGCAGCGGCGCCGCGGCGCTCGTCGAAGCCGGCGCCGACGCCGTCAAGGTGGGGGTCGGGCCCGGCTCGATCTGCACCACCCGCGTGGTCGCGGGGGTGGGGGCGCCCCAGGTCACCGCGATTCTGGAGGCCATGGCGGTGTGCGGCCCGGCCGGCGTGCCGGTGATCGCCGACGGCGGCCTGCAGTATTCGGGCGACATCGCCAAGGCGCTGGCCGCGGGCGCGTCCGCCACCATGCTGGGTTCGCTGCTGGCGGGGACCGCCGAATCCCCCGGGGAACTGATCTTCGTCAACGGCAAGCAGTTCAAGAGCTATCGGGGGATGGGGTCGCTGGGCGCGATGCAGGGCCGCGGCGCAACCGGTGGGCTGAACAAGTCCTACTCCAAGGACCGTTACTTCCAGGACGATGTGCTCTCCGAGGACAAGCTGGTCCCGGAGGGCATCGAGGGCCGGGTGCCGTTCCGCGGCCCGTTGTCGACGGTGATCCATCAGCTCACCGGCGGACTGCGGGCGGCGATGGGCTACACCGGCGCGTCCACCATCGAACAGCTGCAGCAAGCGCAGTTCGTGCGGATCACTCCGGCGGGACTCAAGGAAAGCCACCCGCACGACGTCACGATGACCGTCGAAGCACCGAACTACTACGCGCGTTAA
- a CDS encoding DUF5319 domain-containing protein, translating to MRDHLPPGLPPDPFADDPSDPSAALDAIEPGQPLDPQERSAVEADLADLAVYESLLAHKGIRGLVVCCDECQQDHYHDWDMLRANLLQLLVDGTVRPHEPAYDPEPDAYVTWDYCRGYADASLNEAASESDGYR from the coding sequence GTGCGCGACCATCTTCCTCCGGGATTGCCGCCAGACCCGTTCGCCGACGACCCCAGTGACCCGTCCGCGGCGCTGGATGCCATCGAGCCCGGCCAGCCACTGGATCCCCAGGAGCGCTCCGCAGTCGAGGCCGACCTGGCCGATCTCGCGGTATACGAATCGCTGCTGGCTCACAAGGGAATCCGTGGCCTGGTGGTGTGCTGCGACGAATGCCAGCAGGACCACTACCACGACTGGGACATGCTGCGCGCGAATCTGCTGCAGCTGCTGGTCGACGGCACCGTGCGCCCGCACGAGCCCGCGTATGACCCGGAACCCGACGCGTACGTCACCTGGGACTACTGCCGCGGCTACGCCGATGCGTCGCTGAACGAGGCGGCCTCCGAGAGCGACGGGTACCGCTAA
- a CDS encoding anti-sigma-D factor RsdA, whose translation MPSDFRDSAEPESLAEIAATDQLLDALADQRRVRPADRADAELFALLEDWRDGVRGPSVRRFLTEDEAAAAVREGLAVQTAKPGPRRGLTIVASLAAGVLAIGGFGALVGGAQPGDSMYGLRTALFGESQAVRDDRVTLAAQTQLAEVQQLIERGDWEQAQAKLEQVSTEVQTVDDVENKTDLIQQWNELSVKVGTRDANAALPEIVPGAPSVPPPPGVTLLELPALVAPTTTAPSDETTTVPSETATTSESPPGESSPEPTTEPSAPTTAPSTEPGAQPSAEPTTTPTPEPTTAPPAATTTPTSATATKTSTTVPPSSSLTTTTAPRAAEPADEVEETEAAESAVTSAPTETSASTAEIVTTTTTVQAPLIEAEIPEEG comes from the coding sequence ATGCCTAGTGACTTCCGGGACTCCGCCGAACCCGAATCCCTGGCCGAGATCGCGGCCACCGACCAGCTGCTCGACGCGTTGGCCGATCAGCGCCGGGTTCGGCCCGCCGACCGGGCCGATGCCGAGCTGTTCGCGCTGCTCGAGGACTGGCGCGACGGCGTGCGCGGGCCGTCGGTGCGCCGATTCCTCACCGAGGACGAGGCCGCGGCCGCAGTGCGCGAGGGCCTGGCGGTGCAAACCGCGAAGCCGGGACCGCGGCGCGGGCTGACAATCGTGGCCTCGTTGGCCGCCGGCGTGCTGGCGATCGGCGGCTTCGGCGCCCTGGTGGGCGGGGCCCAACCCGGCGACTCGATGTACGGGCTGCGCACGGCGCTGTTCGGGGAATCGCAGGCGGTGCGCGATGATCGCGTGACCCTGGCGGCGCAGACGCAGCTCGCCGAGGTCCAGCAGCTGATCGAGCGCGGCGACTGGGAACAGGCGCAGGCCAAGCTCGAACAGGTCAGCACCGAGGTGCAGACCGTCGACGATGTCGAGAACAAGACCGACTTGATCCAGCAGTGGAATGAGCTGAGCGTCAAGGTCGGCACTCGGGACGCGAATGCGGCGCTGCCCGAAATCGTGCCGGGCGCACCCTCGGTGCCGCCACCGCCGGGCGTCACGCTGCTGGAATTGCCGGCCCTCGTGGCTCCGACGACCACCGCGCCCTCGGACGAGACCACCACCGTCCCGTCCGAAACCGCGACGACGTCGGAGTCGCCGCCGGGGGAGAGCAGTCCGGAGCCGACGACCGAGCCGAGCGCCCCGACCACAGCACCCAGCACCGAGCCGGGCGCGCAGCCGAGTGCGGAACCGACCACCACGCCCACGCCGGAGCCGACCACCGCACCGCCCGCCGCCACTACGACGCCCACGAGCGCGACCGCGACGAAGACGTCGACCACGGTGCCGCCGTCGTCGTCGCTCACCACGACCACCGCGCCGCGGGCAGCCGAGCCGGCCGACGAGGTCGAGGAGACTGAAGCGGCCGAGTCGGCGGTGACCAGTGCGCCAACCGAGACGTCGGCGTCGACTGCGGAGATCGTCACGACCACGACCACCGTCCAGGCACCGCTGATCGAAGCCGAGATCCCGGAAGAGGGTTAG
- a CDS encoding sigma-70 family RNA polymerase sigma factor, with the protein MTIPGERLDAVVADAVAGDRDALREVLEIIRPVVVRYCRARVGTAERSGLSADDVAQEVCLAAMMALPRYQDQGRPFLAFVYGIAAHKVADAHRAAGRNRAEPTDSVPERYDPDMGPEQQAINSDAAARMDALLQVLPEKQREIVILRVVVGLSAEETAVAVGSTAGAVRVAQHRALAKLKNEITASGYDYA; encoded by the coding sequence ATGACAATTCCAGGAGAACGTCTCGACGCCGTCGTTGCTGACGCGGTCGCTGGCGATCGTGACGCGCTCCGGGAAGTGCTGGAGATAATCCGCCCCGTCGTAGTCCGGTATTGCCGGGCCCGCGTCGGAACCGCGGAGCGCAGTGGTCTCTCGGCTGATGACGTCGCACAGGAGGTTTGCTTGGCCGCCATGATGGCGCTGCCGCGCTACCAGGATCAGGGACGACCGTTCCTGGCTTTTGTGTACGGCATCGCAGCGCACAAGGTCGCCGACGCGCATCGCGCGGCGGGCCGAAATCGCGCGGAACCGACCGACTCGGTGCCCGAGCGTTATGACCCTGATATGGGTCCTGAACAGCAGGCGATCAACTCCGACGCCGCGGCGCGGATGGACGCGCTGCTGCAGGTGCTGCCCGAAAAGCAACGCGAGATCGTGATCCTGCGGGTGGTGGTCGGGCTGTCCGCCGAGGAGACCGCGGTCGCGGTGGGTAGCACCGCCGGGGCGGTGCGGGTCGCGCAGCATCGCGCGCTGGCCAAGTTGAAGAACGAGATCACGGCCTCGGGGTACGACTATGCCTAG